gcaaatataatataatttagGTGTGTGTTCAGAACTATGTGAGTGTGCAAATAAGCATGTTGTTCCCAGGACCAGTTTGTAGTGGAACTGAggtagtttttgttgtttttgagtcTTTTGATGGTTATTGTAAAGTGTTTGTAAAGGTGTATGTGTATATCGGTCCTTTGGTGGTAGTGAGTTGAGGGCTCTGACTGCTTGGAGGAAGAAGCTCTTGCAGTGCCTGGTTGTTATGgttttaatgctgtaaaactGTCCGCCAGATGGAAGGAGGGAGAACAGTGCACATGAGGGGTGGAAAGTGTCCTTCACTGCACTGTTCGCACATCGAATAATGTGTCTGTCATAGAGTTGGGAGATGGATGTGAGAGGACTTCCAGTGATCCTCTCTGCTGTCCTCACTATCTGCTGCAGAGACTTCTTTTCAGCGAGGGTGCAGTTCCCTTGAGGTTTTTGTCGTGATTTGgagctaaataaaataaaacagaattttaaagAATCTCTTTAGATACTTTGAAATTTGCAATGCTAATGCAACTAATTACAAATAACACAATGTTTCTACAGATGAAGTGTAGAGGTGTCTATCTGCTTCTGTATTTATGCTGTTTCTGATTTGGTATCAGATAATTGTGAAACTGAAATAATTGTGTATTTCTGCCACTGTAAATCTTACTGTTAATAAAGCACCTGAAAAATGCCATCACACATATTATTGCCACAATGGAAATATaatgtctgtgttgtttttagTTCAGCCCAGTGTCAGAATTAAGTCCAAGACCCCGCTTTCTGgtcagcatcctgccatgttgGTCTGCAGCGTCTACGACTTCTTTCCCACTAAGATCAAAGTGAGGTGGCTCAGAGATGGACAGGAAGTCTACTCTGATGTCACTTCCACTGAAGTGATGCCAAATGGTGATTGGTACTACCAGACCCACTCCCACCTGGAGTACAAACCCAGGTGAGTCCACATCAAAGCCGGATTCGGGTCCAGGTCTATATTCAGATCCAGTTCTGTGAGTAGTCTGTGAATCAGTGATGTTTGTGTTGAAGGTCTGGGGAGAAGATCTCCTGTGTGGTGGAGCACGCCAGCCTGAGTGAACCTCTGATCACTGACTGGGGTAAatacctgtctgtctgtctgtctgtctgtacaGACAAATATGCATCTGACTGCTCACCTGTCTGTTTGACTATTGGCCTCTGTCTGTCACCTGTCCGACTCAGAGTCGTCCTCGGACAAATCAACGTCTGAATCAACGCCACTGACTGCCATCGGAGCCTCTATACTGACCCTGGGTCTGATCTTACTTCTAGTTGGATATATTTTCTACAGGTGGAAAGCCCGAGGTCAGACCAGGACTCACACTCACAGACCAGTTAACAGCACTTCATATCAGTCTTGTTAGTAGACTATTTGTGCTCTAAATTCATTTTCAGGTAGTTTTAAATCAATTTCTCACAATTTAGACAAGTTTAAGTCCATTTTTATACCACAGTCTAATTTCACTGCTGTGTTCAGATTTGATAGATCCCAAGTATCCCTGTACAAGAGGTCTGGATTGGCTCTCCGCCTGATTCTATGCCTTTATTGCATTTGTTGATTCTAATACCAGATTTTAAGCAAAATTACCAATTAGCAAAATTACATGTCTATATTACTGAACTCTGGACTTTATTAAATATCCTTGAATTAGATGTTAAGTCCCGTATTTAGACAGCATCAGATGCTTGAGGCCTCAGGGATCTCCATCTCTTTGACAAACCTGAGGGATTTTACACCACTTGAGATAGGTTTTTCAGGGCAAGCAGAATCCATTTGCTGAAACTGGGATTTTAACCAAATCATTATTGTTAATGTTTTATCCAGAAGTGTTTTCACAATGTGGATACAAGTTTGTTATTGAGTCTGTTCATCTTGCTTTTTTCAGGTCCTACTCTGTTTTCCAATGAATGAGGTGGGATCCTGATCCTAGTCGTCATTCTTACTGGTTGAATACAAAATCAGCTGGTTCGTGTGTTGAACAGACTCGTGAGTTCTATAATGGGCTACTCTGAATCTGATCCATGACTAAACACATTTATAGATTTTCACTGCATGCCTTCAAACCACAATAAACAGAAACTGTCacctgtgtgtttatttaccTGCATCAACACATTAATGTCAAAGAAACCAGTTTACACTACTTTAAACACTGACCGTGTTGTGCACCGAGGAACAGTGTTTGTCTATATCAATTTTTTGTTCATTCTTTCATGACATGTCTCAGAAATCTTTTGCTCAACGATCCAGCGATGAGTAGCAAAGCGCTGCTGTCTTAAGTAGGGCTTCAGGATGAGTGGAGATCAGTGGCAGGTGTGGAGATTGAacacaggtgcgtgggccagtGGCGCGAGCCTGTAATGAGCACCGCCCcggcagaggagagagagagcagaaaacaaaacatgttgcGTAACACGGGGTCCATTTGCGAGGCAAAGGGACCATgactaatttttaaaaatcatgaataaattttaaaaaagttcaTAAATCTGTCCAAAAGTGCATCTAAAAACTGTGTGGGCCAATGACCCAGACTGTGTAGCTTTGGGGGACGTTGATGATGGTGATGGCTTGGACCAGACAGTGTGGAGGCCTGTGGCTCGGATGGAGCAGGTGAAGTAGCATGAAGTAAATAAGACAGACTCAAATGATTCTCAGGAGGAATTGGCATGCCTTGAGCTAAATACAATACAAGAGAAAGATAAGGAGGCAATATGGCTCACACCAAAAATACAAGAGGTTGAGTTACAAATGGAGTTTGACACTGGGTCTGCCCTCTCACTTATCTCATATGAAGACAGAGACAAATTCCCCAATCTGAAACTCTAACACACCtaagtgaaactgaaaacatAAACCACTAAAAGTGAAAGTGGaatataagaaaataaatgcaACCTGGAACTTTATGTTCTGAAAAATGGAGATGCGGCTTTCACACCGTCACCTGCAGCGTCACCATCCACAGCTGCCACGCTGCCGCCTGGCCCCGAgcatcctcgcctggtccagcctctgccgCCTCTACACCGCTGCCCGATCCAGCTCAGCCTGAACCACCTCGCCTTTGCCGGCCATCTTCCAGGCCTCTAGCTGGACGTCATCGCCGTCGAGGGTGGCCCCCTGAACGGGGTCGCCTCTGTCACCGCCATCTGCCTTCCGCACGGTCGGGCTTTGGATTTCCTCCACAGGTGTCGCCGCCACTGCCTTTTGGATGCCTTTTGGATGCCTTTTGTTTCGGATtcgaaaatataaatataaacaataaataatatataataataaatataaattctaATGGATGTTGCTTAAATAAATACAGCTGTAAATAATATttctggaaaaaataactgaaacaattaaaagcacttcaaattcatcctgctgcttcatATTGTAAATGACTTCCTGTTTATAAGAAAATTAGATCTTCAACACttctttaatgaaaaaataaaacaaacttttgaatcactttttttaaagaacacatAAATACAGAAATTAGTCCAGAAGAGTGACAAAAAGCTTCTCTTCTTGTTTTCAGCCTGAAGGACGTGTTGGGTTGTGTAACCCTGTTATTTGACAGAACACACCAACGTCTTTGATACTACCTGttgttttagctctcagtgatTAAAGAGGTCACACTTTTTATGTACATGGTAAATGTAAAGGTAAATGTACATGCACACAGTAATGCGACCACTGCAGATagtgaaaaaaaagttcttACGTGCATACTCAGTTGTGACACTGTAATGGAAAATTCCAGTGAAGAGTCTTGAACTAGCTGAACTTATTTTGACCTCAACGGCTGAAGaaaacaactgttttttttttttgttttgttttttatgttatgACACCTTCTGCTTTGATATAAAAAGCTTTCAGATGCAGCTGAAATAAGGAACTGCACCATACTTGTGGGATGTGCACGATGGTGCAGAGttaagatcagggtgatggaaAGGTCACGCCTCAGGCCTGTGGGTCAAAAGGTGAAGACCTGCACTTGACCAATAAAATGAGGAACTAACTTTCTAGTTTGAACACGCTGGGGTAAAAACAGCAGAGCAggaaatacagtggcttgcaaaagtattcggcccccttgaacttttccacattttgtcacattacagccacaaacatgaatcaattttattggaattccaggtgaaagaccaatacaaagtggtgtacacatgagaagtggaacgaaaatcatacatgattccaaacattttttacaaataaataactgaaaagtgcggtgtgcgtaattattcagccccctgagtcaatactttgtagaaccaccttttgctgcaattacagctgccagtcttttagggtatgtctctaccagctttgcacatctacagactgaaattcttgcccattcttctttgcaaaacagctccagctcagtcagattagatggacagcgtttgtgaacagcagttttcagatcttgccacagattctcgattggatttagatctggactttgactgggccattctaacacatggatatgttttgttttaaaccattccattgttgccctggctttatcatcatcatcatcatcactgtttatttgtatagcactttaagAACACACCAGGcagaccaaagtgctgaacaacacAGATCAAAACAACTACCAAATTAAAAATACCATAAAATCAttacatacaataaaataaataagaaggtGTCAGTTTCCTACAGAGTTAAAAGCCagggaataaaaataggttttcaATCTGGACTTAAAGACCTGCACTGATGATGCTTGTCTAATTTGGAGGGGAAGGTTATTCCAGAGCATCGGAGCTGCAATTGAAAACGCTCGGTCTCCTCTGCATTTCAGCCGCGACTTAGGGACCGacagcaacagctgctcagctgaacGGAGCGAGCGAAGAGGAACATGTGGCTTCAGCAAATCAGATAAGTAGACAGGAGCCAgaccatttaaagatttaaaaaccaataaaaggactttaaaacGAGCCCTAAATTCAATGGGAAGCCAATGCAAGGAAGCCAGAACCGGAGTGATGTGATCGAATTTCCTACTACCGGTTAAAAATCATGCCGCCGCATTTTGCACTAACTGCAGGCGTGACAAGGTGCCCGACCCGACCCCTTTTTAAAGggaattacaatagtccagaCGTGAGgtgataaaagcatgaataagagTTTCCAAATTGGGTTTGGAAAGGAAAGGCTTAACCTTTGTCAGGCGTCTGAGGTGATAAAAAGCTGATTTTACCACCCCATTTACATGACCTTCAAAAGTAAGCGCGGAATCAAGTTTAACACCAAGATTAGTGATTGAACTTTTCAGATGGGAGGTCAAATCACCTAAAATAATCAACATCTGGAGAATCAGTAGAGTGATGCGGGCCATATAAAATTGCTTCCGTTTTGCGACCATCCATAATTTAATATCGCTAATACAGTCAAGCAGTGCTTGACATGGGGAGGTATCCAAATGACTAAAAGGCAAATAAAGCTGACAGTCATCGGCATACAAATGAAATGACACTCCGTGTTTACGAAAAATCGCACCAAGGGGGAGTAAATACAGCGAGAAAAATAATGGCCCAAGGATAGATCCCTGGGGCACACCCCAAAGCAGAGGGGCCACAGAGGAAGCGGCCAGCCCCAGCTTGACACAAGAACTCCTTTCGGAAAGATATGATTTTGTCCATGACAATGCCAAATCAGAAATTCCCA
The sequence above is a segment of the Oreochromis aureus strain Israel breed Guangdong linkage group 3, ZZ_aureus, whole genome shotgun sequence genome. Coding sequences within it:
- the LOC120432692 gene encoding H-2 class II histocompatibility antigen, E-S beta chain-like, translated to MASSFVCFTLLLISIHTADGFLEYMVERCKFNSTELKDMEYIYSHYYNKIEYIRFSSSVGKYVGVTEFGENLAKHWNNDTEELNSTRSKIATYCLNNIDIHDRAILAKSVQPSVRIKSKTPLSGQHPAMLVCSVYDFFPTKIKVRWLRDGQEVYSDVTSTEVMPNGDWYYQTHSHLEYKPRSGEKISCVVEHASLSEPLITDWESSSDKSTSESTPLTAIGASILTLGLILLLVGYIFYRWKARGQTRTHTHRPVNSTSYQSC